The stretch of DNA TGGGACGGTGAGTCCGAGGGGACCCGCCACATGCTTGACATCTCACGGCGTGCGAAGAAACTCCTTGCCGAGGTGCGGCCGGACGGTTTCCTGCGCCTTTTTCTCAATCCTCGTCTCCTTTCCTGATCCAGTTTGCCGGTCTTGCCAAGAAGCGCATCCTGCCACCGGTTCTTTGCCGTCATCCCTCCCGGGTTCGAGGAGATCGCGCTCAAGGAGTTTCTTGCCGCAGGGATCCGGGGCGGCGCAGAACCTGGCGGCATATCCTTTTTCGGGCCGATCGAGGACCTCTACCGGGCAAATCTCCGCCTCCGGACACCGACCCGTATCCTCGTGAGGGTCGGGTCCTTTCGCGCCTCCCATCTCACGGAGATAGTTGATCGTGTCGCCCGCTACCCGTGGGAGGTCTATCTCTCCGGGTCCGATTCCGTCTGCATCCGCGCCGCATCCCACAAATCCCGTCTCTATCACACGGGTGCGGTGGCGGAACGCATCCTCGACGGGATCTCACGCAGGCTCGGCCGTCCTATCCATCCGGCCTCAGGCGGGGACGGCCCGCTCATTCTCGCGCGTATCTTCGGAGACTCCTGCGAGGTGAGCGTGGACAGCTCAGGAGCGCCACTTTATCGTCGGGGCTACCGGATTGCTGTTGCCTCTGCGCCCATCCGGGAAAATCTCGCGGCCGGCATCCTCCTCGCCCTCGGATGGACCGGGGAGGCGCCCTTTCTCGACCCTTTGTGCGGATCCGGAACCTTTGTCATCGAGGCCGCGCTCATGGCCTCTGGGATTGCGCCGGGGCTCAGCCGGTCATTCGCATTCGAGGCGTGGAGGAATTTTGACCCGGAGGCCTGGCATGCGGTCCGCGCAGAAGCGGCTGACCTTGGAAGGCCGGATTCCACGGGCGGGATGTTCGGCCGGGACCGGGATCCTGAAGCCGTAGATGCAGCCCGGGGTAACGCTGAACGCGCGGGTGTCCGCGCCCGGACCGATTTCGCCGTCTGCGGGCTCGAAGATCTGAAATCTCCAGTAACCCGCCCAGGTCTCATCGTGGCCAATCCTCCGTACGGGGTCCGCATCGCTTCTTCGGACACGCATGGTTTTTACCGCCGTTTCGGGCAGATCCTGTCCAGGCGCTTTACCGGCTGGAGGTGCGCGGTGCTTCTTCCCTCATGGATTCCGGATCATGCCCTGGGGCGGCCGGTCCGGACCCGCGTTGCCTTCTCCCATGGTGGGATACGGGTCCGTTTGGTAGAATTTGCGGTCTAATTCGACAAGGAGGTGGATCAGTGACGGAAATCTTTAGGGAGATCTTTCGCGAGTACGACATAAGGGGAGAGGTGGACCGCGATCTCACGGAGGATGGGGCCAGGGCCATAGGACAGGCCTACGGGACGGCCGTGAGAAACCGGGGCCTTTCCCGTGTCTCGTGCGCCAGGGACGGCAGGACCCATTCCCTCAGGATCCAGACGGCCC from Deltaproteobacteria bacterium encodes:
- a CDS encoding class I SAM-dependent RNA methyltransferase; amino-acid sequence: MPRSASCHRFFAVIPPGFEEIALKEFLAAGIRGGAEPGGISFFGPIEDLYRANLRLRTPTRILVRVGSFRASHLTEIVDRVARYPWEVYLSGSDSVCIRAASHKSRLYHTGAVAERILDGISRRLGRPIHPASGGDGPLILARIFGDSCEVSVDSSGAPLYRRGYRIAVASAPIRENLAAGILLALGWTGEAPFLDPLCGSGTFVIEAALMASGIAPGLSRSFAFEAWRNFDPEAWHAVRAEAADLGRPDSTGGMFGRDRDPEAVDAARGNAERAGVRARTDFAVCGLEDLKSPVTRPGLIVANPPYGVRIASSDTHGFYRRFGQILSRRFTGWRCAVLLPSWIPDHALGRPVRTRVAFSHGGIRVRLVEFAV